The sequence AGGAGCTGGCCAAAGGAGTGGTCCTTTGCACACGACCAACAAAACTCCATGAAGTTCCAGTGAGGTCTAGTCCTGCTCTTTGACAGGGGATGGCATGCTGCGACTTGCATCTGACGGAATTCCCCAGCGGATACCGTGCTTTGAGGAATAGGATCAATattgctgttgatgctgctaccACCATTGCTGGGCTCGGGTATCGGTTCCTTCTCGTGCTCTACTGACACAGTCTCACTACTATTGCTATTAATCGCCTCATCTAGTGAACGCCGAGATAGTAAATCAGCTACCGAGCTGAGCTCAGCCGCCCGACTCTTCGAATTTGCCTCTTCCCACGGTGGTAACACCCGAGGGCCTGGGGATAGATTGATAGGCAGAACCATATCAGGGAGGTGTGCGGAAAACTTTGCAATCATCTGAACCAGCTCGTCTAGATCCTTGTTGTCGCCTTCGTCTCCTGTGTTTGCTCGAGTTACCTTGCCATCCTTCACCGTGATGGTTGCAACGTCCggcatcgccgccatctctTCCGCTCTTTTACGGAGTACAGCAGGAAGGACGTTCCAGAATGGGGCAACATCTCGATCGATCTGCTCAAAGCCATCAATCATAACCGAGTCATCTTCAGCATATTTGTACCACGCGTCAAAGTTAGGTGGCGGTAATCTCCTCTTGTGCCGCTCCTGGTAGATAGTGACGGCCGTCGCGAGCGTCGTACTGACGCTAACTAGTGCTTTCCAGCGGTCGTGTTCAACGTGAGCTGTGTAGACGAGTTCGTTGACAGGATGAATTCCATTGCCAAAGGTTTGTGGCTTTTTTACAAAAATGAATATTGTTGTTGCCAAGAGTAGAGCCAAGAGCAAGACCGCAAATATAATCCGCCGAATAAATAAGACGGAGCGGAGATCATGGAGATACAAGAAAATAATGGCGCCGGCAACAATCATCCATAGTGGCCCCAGCGCAGCGAGTCGTGAAAGATGTAGCCAATCTCCGTAACGGAAAATCTTGtcacagcagctccagatGCCTATTAAGAAGGTCAAGGTGCTGACAGGTGTAATCGTAGACGTCTCGCATATCCAAAACATGGTGGACGCAAGGAGAGCAGTAAAAGCAAAGCTATCGATCACGGCATCGAACCCATACAGAGAGCCAAAGGAGACGTTTACTCTATGAGTGCCCCTAAAGATTGCGTTGACACACCATAAAATTCCCACCGAGGCAGCTGATAAAAGGAGCACCGAGCTCAGGATTCGTATCCGGAGCTTGATGCTTCTCGCCCATGCTAACAGTCGCCAGAGCAAGATGACAATGGTAGCgtcaaggacaaggccgAGGAGTTGCAGCGACACGGTGTTGAACCGGCTGTCAATAAGATGGAAGCAAAAATAAGTCGATCGTCGAATCTGTGATATTGAGAAGAAGGTGCCCAGCGAGAAAACGAGGGCACTGATGACGGTGTTGAACATGACCACCCGAGGCCCGCTGAACCAGTCGTAGATATCATCGAATATGCTACGCCAGgggtcatcatcatcctcagaGACTGGGAATCCCCATCGCCGACGCGTGGAGAAGATCTCATAGCCAATCAGCAAGATGCAAAGAAATGACTATCATGACGCCAAAAAGCTCTGTCAGTACGTTTCatctcattcttcttttttcccttaaaTGACATCATCTCACCTCAAGTCCAGGAGTAGCACATTGTTGCTGCTTGTTTACTAGATGAAACGCTTCGAGCCGAAGCACAATAGCGAAGATCAATACTGGAAGGGACCATCTCCTGGGGCGGTTGGGAAGATGGGCGCTGGATCCCTTGAGCAGAGCATCGTCAGAAGCGATGCCGAGCACAGACTCGTCTTTGCCAGAGACGAAGCGTCCGTCTGCGCCGGGGATGTATTTGACCGCAGCGCTAAGAGCATAACAGATGAGGCCTGATAGAAGCAGGACCAGCAATGACGAAAGCCGAGGTCGCTCTGTAGGCTGAGGTTAGCCGTTTTCGTGGTCCATCTCAGATTTGGCGCTTCATAACTAGGGATAGGATGGGAACACGTGCCGGTCAAGGAATGGCGCTCCAATGAATGGGAGATGTACACAAAAGACAAAACGCTGCTGTAAATGCAAATCAGCAACTTGGCCTCAAAttaaagaagcaaaaacGCAGGCAATAGGAGCATATACCACAGAGCAGAGACGTGGACGGGTGGGAACCAACCCATGGCTCAATTGTGGCTCAGCCTGAGCGGCTGGTACCGTCCTGTCGCGTGTTTGTGCCCCAAGCTGTTCAATGGACAATTCACAAAGCAATCATTCTTTTCGGCTCATTGGACTCATGGCGTTTAGTTCCAGGATGAGAGGTTACGCCAGCACCTTCAAGCCAGTCTCTGTATCGGATTTCGATAAGACGTTTACTGATCGTTGATCATCACTGCTTCAGGGGGAACGACGAAGGTAAGTACCGTAGACATGTACGTGGCGCTTACATAAGACCATAGCCTGTCCGCGCTTGCTCGCTGTAGTAGTGCCAAGTTAGGTAAGTACCTCGTATCAAGATAAGCAGCGCCAAGGTGACCTCAATTACACGAGCAGCAGGcctgcttctctctcaaccACCAAACAATGTATCCCACGTCCAGCACATCACCATGGCCGGAATCAGCGATACGCCCTTCATCCAGAGCCTCGCCGTGCCCGCCGTCTGCCTGCTCATCGCCTTCCTGAGCTACTTCTCGCAGGTGCTCTTCAACCACTCGACCCTCGACCCAGGCCCGCTGTCCCGCACCGAGAGCACGACATTCAAcatcctgctgctgtgcctgtgGGTTTCGTACTTCCGCGCCGTGACGGTCGACCCGGGCCGCTACGTCTTCGCCGACCAGGTCATCGAGGCAGAAGGCCGGTGGTGCAAAAAGTGTCAGGCGCCGAAGCCCCCCCGGGCGCACCACTGCCGCCACTGCCAGCGATGCATCCCCAAGATGGACCACCACTGTCCCTGGACCAAGAACTGCGTCTCCATGACCACATTCCCGCACTTCCTGCGCTTCCTCGTCTACGCAAACGTGTCGCTGTGGACGCTGAGCTACTTCTTCTGGCAGCGCCTCTACGCCCTGTGGGAAACTCGTCACATGCCCGCCCACCTGGGCCCGACGCTGGCCGCGCTCGTGTCGCTCGCCATGTCGGGCCTCGTCTGCGCCATCACGTCTCTCGCGCTCGGCATCATGCTCATAACTACGGTGCAAGGCTGGGTGCTCAACCGCACGACCATAGAAGGGTGGGAGGTCGACCGCCACGAGGCTAATATCGGCCGTGGTAGCCGGGACTGGTGGGACATGACGGGCCCGGACGGCGAGCCTATCCGCTTCGAAAAGGTGGAATTCCCATACGACATTGGCTTCTTTGCCAACATGGCCCAAGCAATGGGCACGTCCAACTTTCTGCTGTGGTTCTTCCCCTTGGCCGGCAACCCCAAGATCAGCAAGACTGGAACCGGCACTGGATTCACGTGGGAAGAAAACGGATTCAACCGCAAGGAAGGCATGTGGCCTCCTCTGGATCCTGAGAAGCTCCGCCGTGCCGGAAGGGAATGGGGCATCTCACGGCGAAACTACGAGGCCGAGCTCGAGGACGAGGGGTTGACCCCGCAAGAGCAACTCGAGGCTTTCAAGAGGCGCCAGGAAGAGGATATGAGGAGGCGAAAGAGAAGGCAGGATGTGCTCCTAGCAGAGCTAGAAGAGGTGGATGGGTTTGGTTCAGACAGAGACGActatgatgacgatgagacGAATTGTAATAATGCTATGCGCAACTGGGCGAACTCTGATGGCGAATATCTACGAGACTACGGCGTTGACGAGGATGCGGAAGAGCAGGACGAAGATGTCCCCCTTgtcgagctgctgcggcgcagACATGTTGGAACTACATCGTACAGCGATTCATAATTAAAGCAGAGGAAATCAAAGGACAGCAAGTAAAACTGTAAATCAGCGCATAAACATAAAAGCATTATATCATATAAAATAgactgtattttttttttctaaaaacaaagaatctcgaaatatataaaaatagcatttcaGGCCCTGGATCACAAGGTCCCGTGTATTTCTCCTTTAACCCTCCCATCTCCTTCTACCAAAAcgtgaagaaagaaaaagaaaaaagaaacttctCCCAGACATACACACACGCTTCCCAGGGGTCTATACTCGAGACTCGTGCGACAGTGGTTGCCCAAGTTACTCGCACACATTGTGTATGCAACAAAATCCGCCAAATTTTTTCCAGTCATAGAGGCGTAATATTTGTAtcagaaagcaaagaaggaTGAATATAGCAAAAGAGTTAAACTGAACTGTAGAAAAATAATGCTTTCGTGACAAAGAAAGATCGTGAAGCATGTCTAAAATTGCGGCGCAGCATCTCACCAGTCGTCAGTCTCGTCATCTCTCTTTTGGTTCAGAGCATTCTTGCGCGCCAAGAGAGCATCTGCCAAACTGCCTCCCAGGCTAGGGGTCGGCGTGCTCCGGCCGCTATCGCCACCGGTGCCGTTCAAGCTCATGCCAGAATCTCTCTGGGCCAAATCAGCAGGCTTGCGACCGCCCGCAGCTGGTCGTTTTGTCGGCGGCACaggcttggccttggccgacGGTGGTGCTGGCGGTAGTCGAGGGGCAGCGGGAGCTTGCTCTTCTACATATGCCGCTGGCACCCAGGCTTGTCCCTGAGCATTCTTGGCCAGCCACCAGCCTGCAAATAATGTGTTAGTTGATGGAAAATTCCCAGCGAGAAACTCATACGACTTAGCAGTGATACGTACCATTGTTCTCCTTTTGGATAATCTCAAGTAGCTCTCCTGCCTTGATGGAAAgctcattttcttttgtgcCGGCGAAATCATATAACACCTTGGCCATGATCTTGGGCTTAGCAGCAGGAGGGGCgggaggtggtggcggaGCAACGCGACCTACGGCGACTTGCTTCACCGGCTTGTTGGTGTTTCCTACGATAGGAATAGTCTGATGCGTCGA comes from Trichoderma asperellum chromosome 3, complete sequence and encodes:
- a CDS encoding uncharacterized protein (TransMembrane:10 (o6-25i37-59o98-117i124-142o176-196i217-238o250-272i284-308o345-364i376-395o)~EggNog:ENOG41): MGWFPPVHVSALCSVLSFVYISHSLERHSLTERPRLSSLLVLLLSGLICYALSAAVKYIPGADGRFVSGKDESVLGIASDDALLKGSSAHLPNRPRRWSLPVLIFAIVLRLEAFHLVNKQQQCATPGLESFLCILLIGYEIFSTRRRWGFPVSEDDDDPWRSIFDDIYDWFSGPRVVMFNTVISALVFSLGTFFSISQIRRSTYFCFHLIDSRFNTVSLQLLGLVLDATIVILLWRLLAWARSIKLRIRILSSVLLLSAASVGILWCVNAIFRGTHRVNVSFGSLYGFDAVIDSFAFTALLASTMFWICETSTITPVSTLTFLIGIWSCCDKIFRYGDWLHLSRLAALGPLWMIVAGAIIFLYLHDLRSVLFIRRIIFAVLLLALLLATTIFIFVKKPQTFGNGIHPVNELVYTAHVEHDRWKALVSVSTTLATAVTIYQERHKRRLPPPNFDAWYKYAEDDSVMIDGFEQIDRDVAPFWNVLPAVLRKRAEEMAAMPDVATITVKDGKVTRANTGDEGDNKDLDELVQMIAKFSAHLPDMVLPINLSPGPRVLPPWEEANSKSRAAELSSVADLLSRRSLDEAINSNSSETVSVEHEKEPIPEPSNGGSSINSNIDPIPQSTVSAGEFRQMQVAACHPLSKSRTRPHWNFMEFCWSCAKDHSFGQLLTNWQKSLDTCSQPDLRLLHGFTLTDPHRPPLRQLAPLFGAAKTDEFSDIVIPLPRTRLEEPDIKWQFTRRYDSLGWRGVLGEHAINSQALRGSHKYRLLHLVSAPYPRDNVIMVLPTTEAPDRFGYEKVSAAEANAVMPSSLGVTNSTACSGHSGCKLVEMAYGIRDDAAELLEYRYVLLTDEDDGPPQQMLRTLRSNSLPFVSTIFRTWFTERLMPWLHFVPIDPRYQGLHTTFTYFSGTEGRPKVNDREALMPGRTADAEWIVQQGQRWAEKALREKDMEIYLFRLLLEWGRLIDDQRDEIGFHKVDNGGFQNDKWTQQKQGGG
- a CDS encoding uncharacterized protein (TransMembrane:4 (i12-29o49-66i130-149o169-194i)), with translation MAGISDTPFIQSLAVPAVCLLIAFLSYFSQVLFNHSTLDPGPLSRTESTTFNILLLCLWVSYFRAVTVDPGRYVFADQVIEAEGRWCKKCQAPKPPRAHHCRHCQRCIPKMDHHCPWTKNCVSMTTFPHFLRFLVYANVSLWTLSYFFWQRLYALWETRHMPAHLGPTLAALVSLAMSGLVCAITSLALGIMLITTVQGWVLNRTTIEGWEVDRHEANIGRGSRDWWDMTGPDGEPIRFEKVEFPYDIGFFANMAQAMGTSNFLLWFFPLAGNPKISKTGTGTGFTWEENGFNRKEGMWPPLDPEKLRRAGREWGISRRNYEAELEDEGLTPQEQLEAFKRRQEEDMRRRKRRQDVLLAELEEVDGFGSDRDDYDDDETNCNNAMRNWANSDGEYLRDYGVDEDAEEQDEDVPLVELLRRRHVGTTSYSDS